The window GGCGAAAAATATGCCGAAAACGTAAGCGGATATATATGTCATGCAAATACAAAAGAAGAATTAAGAAAACTTAAAAATAAAATTCCGAAAGGGCAATTAATGTTAATGCCGGGAGTAAAATTAGAAAAAGGAAAAGATGCAACAGGGCAACAATACACAACAGTTGAAGATGCAATGGAAGGCGGAGCAGATTGTATAATTATAGGCAGAGGAATTATTGAAAGTGATAATCCGACAAAAACCGCAAAAGAATACAGAGACAGGGCTTGGAAGGCGTATAACAGTTAAGCTTTGTTTGCTTAAGTGTTTATTTGGTAAATTGTTTTTAAGGTTTAATATAAAATAAGTAATATAATTTTAAATTTATGAGACTTTATTCTTTTGAGAAACTTAATGTTTGGAACTTATCAAGAAAATTAACAAAAAATATTTATAAAATCAGCAAAGACCTTTAATTGAAGGTATAGGCAATAAACTCAACAAACTCAGAGAGACACAAACTGCAAGAGGAAAAAACAGATAGACAAATCACCAAATAAACATTTAAAAATGAAAAACCTAATTTCAATGCGAGATGTCAGCAGTAATGATATACTGAAACTGATTGACTTAGCAGCAAAAATTGAAAATAAAAAAATAAATGTTGATATGACCGGCAAATTAGCAGCTTTGCTATTTTTTGAACCGTCAACTCGCACACACTTTTCTTTTGAAACAGCCGTAAAAAAACTCGGAGGAAATACATTTTCCATATCTGGGACAAGCTCAACATCCGTAAAAAAAGGCGAAACTTTAAGCGATACGCTTATGACAATAAGCATGTATGCCGATATAATTGTTATGAGACATGTTATTGAAGGTGCTGCTAGATTTGCTGCCGAAACCGTAAACATTCCCGTAATTAATGCAGGCGACGGAACAAATCAACATCCTACGCAAGCTATGCTTGACCTTTATTCCGTTCAAAAAACACAAGGAACTTTAAAAAACTTAACAATAGGAATGGTAGGAGATTTAAGACTCGGCAGAACGGTACATTCTCTGGCACAGGCTCTTTCAGACTTTAATCCGAAGTTTTACTTTGCTTCTCCCCGACACTTGCAAATGCCTAATTACATAAAAGACGATTTAGATAAAAAAGGCATTGAATATAATGAAATTGAAGACATCAAAGAAGTTATGCCTGAGCTTGATATTATGTATGTTACAAGAATTCAAAAAGAAAGATTTGCCGTTTTGGAAGATTACGAAAAAGTAAAAGATTCATATATTATTACCAAAAAATTATTAGAAGGCGTAAAAAACAACTTCAAAGTTTTGCATCCGCTGCCTCGTGTTAACGAAATAACCACCGAAGTTGACGATACCGAATATGCATATTATTTTCAACAAGCAAAAAACGGAGTGTTTATGCGACAAGCAATTATCACAACTTTATTGAATTTAAAATATTAAATAAAAAATCTGCAGCAAAAAATTATAACTGATAACACCTAAAAAAGAAATAAAGAGAT of the Bacteroidales bacterium genome contains:
- the pyrB gene encoding aspartate carbamoyltransferase — translated: MKNLISMRDVSSNDILKLIDLAAKIENKKINVDMTGKLAALLFFEPSTRTHFSFETAVKKLGGNTFSISGTSSTSVKKGETLSDTLMTISMYADIIVMRHVIEGAARFAAETVNIPVINAGDGTNQHPTQAMLDLYSVQKTQGTLKNLTIGMVGDLRLGRTVHSLAQALSDFNPKFYFASPRHLQMPNYIKDDLDKKGIEYNEIEDIKEVMPELDIMYVTRIQKERFAVLEDYEKVKDSYIITKKLLEGVKNNFKVLHPLPRVNEITTEVDDTEYAYYFQQAKNGVFMRQAIITTLLNLKY